A genomic region of Christiangramia sp. OXR-203 contains the following coding sequences:
- a CDS encoding hydroxymethylglutaryl-CoA lyase: MAQVKLIECPRDAMQGIKEFIPTEKKAQYIQSLLRCGFDTIDFGSFVSPKAIPQMKDTADLLSRLDLSKTQSKLLAIVANTRGAQDASEFEEIDYLGYPFSISENFQMRNTHKTIAESVEVLQEILDIANSCNKEVVAYLSMGFGNPYGDPWNVEIVGEWTEKLAGMGVKILSLSDTVGTSSPDIIEYLFSNLIPKYPEVEFGAHLHTTPAKWHEKIDAAYKAGCRRFDGAIQGFGGCPMAKDELTGNMPSEKMLSYFNAAKVDSNIKMTSFESSYNEASKIFNAYH; the protein is encoded by the coding sequence CCCCGCGATGCGATGCAGGGAATTAAAGAATTCATTCCTACAGAGAAAAAGGCGCAGTATATTCAGTCCCTTTTAAGATGCGGATTTGATACTATCGACTTTGGAAGTTTTGTTTCACCCAAGGCTATCCCCCAAATGAAAGATACGGCAGATCTGCTTTCAAGATTGGATCTTTCTAAAACGCAGTCCAAATTACTTGCCATCGTAGCCAATACTCGCGGAGCACAGGATGCTTCAGAATTTGAAGAAATTGATTACCTGGGATATCCATTTTCGATTTCTGAAAATTTTCAAATGCGGAATACTCATAAAACCATTGCTGAATCTGTAGAAGTGTTGCAGGAGATCCTTGATATTGCAAACTCTTGCAATAAAGAAGTAGTCGCTTACCTGAGCATGGGCTTTGGGAATCCATATGGAGATCCATGGAACGTGGAAATCGTTGGAGAATGGACAGAAAAGCTGGCGGGAATGGGAGTAAAGATCCTGAGCCTTTCAGATACTGTTGGAACATCTTCGCCAGATATCATTGAATATTTGTTTTCAAACCTTATTCCCAAATATCCTGAGGTGGAATTTGGAGCCCATTTACATACAACTCCGGCAAAATGGCATGAAAAGATCGACGCTGCCTACAAGGCTGGATGTAGAAGGTTTGATGGTGCAATTCAGGGATTTGGCGGTTGCCCTATGGCTAAAGATGAACTAACAGGGAACATGCCTTCAGAAAAAATGCTTTCCTATTTCAATGCTGCCAAAGTAGATAGTAATATTAAAATGACCAGTTTCGAGTCATCTTATAACGAGGCTTCAAAGATCTTCAACGCCTACCATTAA
- a CDS encoding DUF4856 domain-containing protein, which yields MKKLFVSAFVAALTLSSCSSDDDADILNEKNIEVPVSYDFTRNGESTVNFEGQTTRLQMSAELLSNFTDFDNASEEMLLNMFANENSPFDNEDLNASSKSIKSKVAASNLYFSTNNVEASEIKSDFESWITEQMTTVKANKDMLAEAGQAGQIAQGTRVRYVNGKGLELNQAFAKSLIGGLLADQILNNYLSQPVLDEADNRLNNDDELPEEGKNYTTMEHKWDEAYGYLYGDPSIPASNPNSILNESDDRLLFSYLGQVDEDEDFAGIAEETFEAFKTGRAAIVAGNYVVRDEQVAIIRENISKTIAVRAVYYLQDGKNLLANGEFGAAFHALSEGYGFLYSLRFTNDPMTNMPYVSVSDINNFKDQLLSGNGFWEVSPDTLDSISEKIAAEFDFSVAEAAE from the coding sequence ATGAAAAAGCTGTTCGTTTCAGCCTTTGTTGCAGCCCTTACTTTAAGCTCATGTTCATCTGATGATGATGCTGATATTCTAAACGAGAAAAATATTGAAGTTCCGGTTTCTTACGATTTTACGAGAAACGGTGAATCTACTGTAAACTTTGAAGGACAAACTACCAGACTACAAATGTCTGCTGAACTTCTATCAAACTTTACCGATTTTGACAACGCTTCAGAAGAAATGTTGCTGAATATGTTCGCGAATGAAAATTCACCTTTCGATAATGAAGATCTTAATGCTTCCAGTAAAAGTATCAAATCCAAAGTAGCAGCTTCAAACTTGTATTTTTCTACCAATAATGTAGAAGCCAGTGAGATCAAATCTGATTTTGAATCCTGGATCACCGAGCAAATGACTACTGTTAAAGCTAATAAAGATATGCTTGCAGAAGCAGGTCAGGCAGGACAGATTGCACAGGGAACGCGTGTAAGATACGTGAACGGAAAAGGTCTGGAATTGAATCAGGCATTTGCAAAGTCACTTATTGGTGGTCTTCTTGCAGATCAAATTCTTAATAATTACCTATCTCAGCCAGTTCTTGACGAAGCAGATAATAGGTTGAATAATGATGATGAGCTTCCGGAAGAGGGTAAAAATTACACTACAATGGAGCATAAGTGGGATGAAGCTTATGGTTACTTATATGGTGATCCATCAATTCCTGCTTCCAATCCAAATTCTATCCTGAATGAAAGCGATGACAGATTATTGTTCAGCTATTTAGGACAGGTTGATGAAGATGAAGATTTCGCCGGAATAGCTGAAGAAACTTTTGAAGCCTTTAAAACTGGTAGAGCAGCAATCGTTGCAGGGAATTACGTAGTACGTGATGAGCAGGTTGCTATTATTCGTGAGAATATTTCCAAAACTATCGCGGTAAGAGCAGTTTACTATCTGCAGGATGGTAAGAACCTTCTTGCAAATGGTGAGTTTGGAGCAGCATTCCATGCGCTATCTGAAGGTTATGGTTTCCTTTATAGCTTAAGATTCACCAATGATCCTATGACGAATATGCCTTATGTAAGCGTGTCTGATATCAATAATTTTAAAGATCAATTATTAAGCGGAAATGGTTTCTGGGAAGTAAGTCCTGATACTCTGGACAGTATTTCAGAAAAGATCGCTGCAGAATTTGATTTTAGTGTAGCTGAAGCAGCAGAATAA
- a CDS encoding imelysin family protein — translation MIKFSRLFIVFALIFAACSSEDDGTETGGETGGTDSFDRGAMLVNWADNIIVPAYNNMAAKTQNVETAATAFTTAPDAAGLQQLREAYVDAYKSFQSVSMFQVGKAEEINYRSYLNTYPANTSNIDSKISSGSFNLELPSSFAEQGLPALDYLLFGMGTSEEIVAIYSSNENYRTYLNAVASRMNALTTEVSNSWNGDYRDTFVSNTSSSSTGSVDKFTNDYVMYFEKILRSGKIGFPAGAFTGTASPSNVEARFNAEISRELYLEAVQSFEDFFYGRHFSGNGTGSSYKQYLEYLDSMKDGADLASLIEDQLDAIQSQSSSLETNLKSQVEKDNTKMLEAYDELQKAVILLKVDMMQALSISVDYVDSDGD, via the coding sequence ATGATTAAATTTTCAAGACTATTCATTGTATTTGCACTGATCTTCGCTGCTTGTTCTTCTGAAGATGACGGCACAGAGACAGGTGGGGAAACTGGAGGAACAGATTCTTTTGATCGTGGCGCAATGCTTGTAAACTGGGCAGATAATATCATTGTCCCTGCTTACAATAACATGGCTGCTAAGACGCAGAATGTGGAAACGGCAGCTACTGCTTTTACCACAGCTCCAGATGCTGCAGGTTTGCAGCAACTTCGTGAGGCTTATGTAGATGCATACAAGAGCTTCCAGTCGGTTTCTATGTTCCAGGTTGGAAAGGCAGAGGAAATTAACTATCGTAGTTATCTAAATACATATCCGGCAAATACCTCGAATATCGATTCTAAAATAAGTTCAGGTTCTTTCAATCTGGAATTACCTTCCAGTTTTGCAGAACAGGGACTGCCAGCTTTGGATTACCTTTTATTCGGTATGGGAACTTCGGAAGAAATCGTTGCTATATATAGCTCAAACGAGAACTACCGTACCTATTTAAATGCTGTAGCCTCAAGAATGAATGCTCTTACTACTGAGGTTTCAAATTCATGGAATGGAGACTACAGAGATACTTTTGTAAGCAATACTTCTTCATCAAGCACAGGATCTGTTGATAAATTTACGAATGACTATGTAATGTACTTCGAGAAGATTCTTAGATCTGGAAAGATAGGATTTCCGGCAGGTGCATTTACAGGGACTGCGTCTCCTTCTAATGTAGAAGCGCGTTTCAATGCTGAGATTTCAAGAGAACTTTATCTGGAAGCGGTACAAAGCTTTGAAGACTTTTTCTACGGAAGACATTTTTCAGGAAATGGAACTGGAAGCAGCTACAAACAGTATCTTGAGTATCTGGATAGTATGAAAGACGGAGCAGATCTGGCTAGTTTAATTGAGGATCAATTAGATGCCATCCAATCTCAAAGTTCATCTCTGGAAACGAATCTGAAATCACAGGTAGAAAAAGATAACACTAAAATGCTGGAAGCTTATGACGAATTGCAGAAGGCTGTGATTCTACTAAAAGTTGATATGATGCAGGCATTATCGATTAGTGTGGATTATGTAGATTCAGATGGGGATTAA
- a CDS encoding HTTM domain-containing protein yields MLFSANKYLKKYTEAAPLAAFRLFFGLMMFASIVRFWANGWIEKLYIAPKFFFSYYGFEWVQPIGEYTYLIFIICGLSALAVAAGFKYRLSIIVFFLSFTYIELMDKTTYLNHYYFISILSFLMIFLPANVYFSIDAWRDKKKSFQKVPAWCVDSLKLLLAIVYFYAGLAKLNSDWLLRAMPLKIWLPSKYDLPWLGDIMQQEWLHYAFSWSGMLYDLFIPFLLLWRRTRFVAFIMVIIFHVLTRVLFPIGMFPYIMIVSALIFFSPKLHHRILKFIAEIFKIDKSKFDTSEVYQFPDITGKIVRTVVVIFFTVQLLLPWRYLAYPGELFWTEEGFRFSWRVMLMEKAGYAQFKIVDAETGNRFYVNNSDFLTPFQEKQMSFQPDFILQYAKFLEDHFSKDGHKNIEIYVENYVALNGRKSAPYIDPDVNLLNFADSFEHKEFILPFQDEIKGL; encoded by the coding sequence ATGCTGTTTTCTGCAAATAAATATCTAAAAAAGTATACGGAAGCTGCCCCTTTGGCGGCTTTTCGTTTATTTTTTGGTTTGATGATGTTTGCCAGTATCGTGCGTTTCTGGGCCAACGGCTGGATCGAGAAACTTTATATTGCCCCAAAATTTTTCTTCTCTTATTATGGATTTGAATGGGTACAGCCAATAGGTGAGTATACCTATCTAATATTTATCATCTGTGGGCTTTCTGCCCTGGCTGTCGCAGCAGGTTTCAAATACCGACTATCTATCATCGTGTTTTTCCTGAGTTTCACTTATATCGAGCTCATGGATAAGACAACGTATTTGAACCACTATTATTTTATTAGTATCCTGAGCTTTTTGATGATCTTTCTTCCCGCGAATGTCTATTTTTCTATAGATGCCTGGAGAGATAAAAAGAAATCCTTTCAAAAAGTACCGGCCTGGTGCGTGGATTCTTTAAAACTGCTTCTAGCGATCGTATATTTCTATGCGGGACTGGCAAAACTAAATTCAGATTGGTTGTTGAGAGCCATGCCTTTGAAAATCTGGCTACCCTCCAAATATGATCTGCCGTGGCTGGGCGACATCATGCAGCAGGAATGGTTGCATTACGCCTTTAGCTGGAGCGGGATGTTATACGATCTTTTCATACCATTTCTATTACTGTGGCGTCGCACAAGATTTGTAGCTTTTATCATGGTGATCATTTTTCATGTACTCACCCGTGTACTTTTTCCTATCGGAATGTTCCCTTACATCATGATCGTAAGCGCCTTGATATTTTTTAGTCCGAAGCTGCACCACAGGATCCTGAAGTTTATTGCTGAAATATTTAAGATCGATAAATCAAAATTCGATACTTCTGAAGTATACCAATTTCCTGATATTACTGGTAAGATCGTGAGAACTGTCGTAGTGATATTCTTTACAGTTCAGCTTTTACTACCATGGAGATATTTAGCATACCCGGGAGAATTATTCTGGACTGAAGAAGGTTTTAGATTCAGCTGGCGGGTGATGCTTATGGAAAAAGCTGGTTACGCTCAGTTTAAGATAGTAGATGCTGAAACCGGAAATCGTTTTTACGTTAATAATTCAGATTTTCTGACTCCTTTCCAGGAAAAACAGATGTCCTTCCAACCAGATTTTATTTTGCAATACGCGAAATTTCTTGAAGATCATTTCAGCAAAGATGGTCATAAGAATATAGAGATTTACGTAGAGAACTACGTGGCGCTTAACGGCAGAAAGAGTGCGCCTTACATCGATCCTGATGTAAATTTGCTTAATTTTGCCGACTCGTTTGAACACAAAGAATTCATATTACCATTCCAGGATGAAATTAAAGGTCTTTAG
- a CDS encoding TonB-dependent receptor domain-containing protein yields MKLKVFSIIFLFTSLAQAQFTVSGTVTSVEDGSAIANAEVWNKTVSEMVLTNEDGIFRIENLQEGNYEFAVFSFEYAIADKEIFINADTQVNFELAKLSNNLSEVMITNRREEVFALRKLRKVEGTAIYAGKKSEVVLLDKTVGNLAANNARQIYNQVVGLNIYDNGDAGLQLNIGGRGLDPNRTQNFNTRQNGYDISADVLGYPESYYTPPAEALKEIQVVRGAASLQYGTQFGGMINFKFKEPVKDKKIELISRQSVGSYDLFTSFNSLSGTVGKLSYYTYFHYKGGEGFRPNSGYDSRNVFAHLGYQLSDRTNISFEYTYLDYLAQQPGGLSDFQFYEDPDFSNRERNWFDVNWNLYAFKLQHKLTDRTDVSVNFFGLDATRKALGFRVDRVSQVDDLDAPRELLVDNFSNWGIETRFLTRYDLLNDQSVFLIGAKYYDANNDQRQGPGSNTTGPDFSFADATYPDYARQAEFNFPNKNLAIFGENIFNISERLSVTPGFRFEYINTASEGSYKNIILDLAGNPLQNETVEDSRDFERSFVLLGVGSSYSLNPKNELYANISQNYRSVTFNDIRVVNPNLVIDPEITDEEGFTADVGVRGRLADKVSYDVSVFGLRYNDRIGVVDVATATDYYRYKSNIGDAFIYGLETFADWDLKNTFFEASEDHKLNYFVNAAFTSSEYVDSNEINVEGNEVEFIPKVNLKTGLNFGYKNFLAGLQYTYLSEQFSDATNAPQDVDDRINGIRGSIPSYGIMDVSASYTLGKFKLEAGINNLLDNSYFTRRATGYPGPGIIPAQPLTWYSSLQIKL; encoded by the coding sequence ATGAAATTAAAGGTCTTTAGTATCATATTCTTGTTTACTTCACTGGCTCAGGCTCAGTTCACGGTTAGTGGAACGGTTACTTCAGTTGAAGACGGTTCTGCTATTGCTAATGCTGAAGTATGGAACAAAACAGTTTCAGAAATGGTACTTACCAATGAAGATGGGATTTTCAGAATAGAGAATCTTCAGGAGGGTAATTACGAATTTGCAGTTTTCAGTTTTGAATATGCGATCGCAGATAAAGAGATCTTTATAAATGCTGATACCCAAGTGAATTTTGAGCTTGCAAAACTTTCCAATAACCTTAGTGAAGTAATGATCACTAATCGCAGGGAAGAGGTATTCGCGCTAAGAAAACTACGTAAGGTAGAAGGAACTGCAATTTATGCAGGTAAGAAAAGTGAGGTGGTTCTGCTTGATAAAACAGTAGGAAACCTGGCGGCTAATAATGCCAGACAGATCTACAATCAGGTGGTAGGACTCAATATCTATGATAATGGCGATGCTGGATTGCAATTAAATATTGGAGGTCGCGGGCTTGATCCTAACCGAACCCAGAATTTTAATACCAGGCAAAACGGTTACGATATTTCAGCAGATGTTTTGGGATATCCTGAAAGCTACTACACACCTCCTGCAGAAGCTCTTAAAGAGATTCAGGTGGTTCGTGGAGCCGCATCCTTGCAATACGGGACACAGTTTGGCGGGATGATCAACTTCAAATTCAAAGAACCGGTAAAGGATAAAAAGATAGAGCTTATTTCCAGGCAGAGTGTAGGCTCGTATGATCTTTTTACCAGTTTCAACAGCCTTAGTGGAACTGTAGGTAAATTGAGTTATTACACTTATTTTCATTATAAAGGCGGGGAAGGTTTTCGGCCAAATTCTGGTTACGATTCCAGGAATGTATTCGCTCATCTTGGTTACCAGTTAAGTGATCGCACCAATATTAGTTTTGAGTATACGTACCTGGATTACCTTGCACAACAACCGGGAGGGCTTTCAGATTTTCAATTCTATGAAGATCCGGATTTTAGCAATCGGGAAAGAAACTGGTTCGATGTTAACTGGAATCTTTATGCCTTCAAACTACAACACAAACTTACAGACAGAACAGATGTTAGCGTTAATTTCTTCGGGCTGGATGCGACAAGAAAAGCGCTTGGATTTAGAGTAGATAGAGTTTCCCAGGTAGATGATCTGGATGCACCAAGAGAATTGCTGGTAGACAATTTTTCAAATTGGGGAATCGAAACGAGGTTTTTAACAAGGTACGACCTGCTTAATGATCAGTCGGTTTTCCTAATTGGAGCAAAGTATTATGATGCCAATAATGACCAAAGACAAGGACCTGGCAGTAATACGACCGGTCCCGATTTCTCCTTTGCAGATGCAACATATCCAGATTACGCGAGACAGGCTGAGTTTAACTTCCCAAATAAGAACCTTGCAATTTTTGGAGAGAACATTTTTAATATTTCTGAAAGATTATCGGTTACTCCCGGCTTTAGATTTGAATATATAAACACTGCTTCTGAAGGGTCTTACAAAAATATTATTTTGGATCTGGCAGGAAATCCACTTCAGAATGAAACTGTAGAAGATAGTCGTGATTTCGAGCGTTCTTTCGTCTTACTTGGTGTTGGATCCAGTTATTCCCTGAATCCTAAGAACGAACTCTACGCAAATATCTCCCAGAATTACAGGTCTGTTACCTTTAATGATATTAGAGTTGTGAATCCCAATCTTGTCATAGATCCTGAAATTACCGATGAAGAAGGTTTCACTGCAGATGTTGGTGTGCGTGGAAGACTTGCCGATAAGGTTTCTTATGATGTAAGCGTTTTTGGATTAAGGTATAATGACAGGATAGGGGTTGTGGACGTGGCTACAGCTACAGATTATTACCGATATAAATCCAATATTGGTGATGCCTTTATATACGGTTTGGAAACATTCGCTGACTGGGATCTGAAGAATACTTTTTTTGAAGCTTCTGAAGATCATAAGCTCAACTATTTTGTGAATGCTGCCTTTACGAGTTCTGAATATGTGGATTCTAATGAGATCAATGTAGAAGGAAATGAGGTTGAATTTATTCCAAAGGTAAACCTGAAAACCGGTCTTAACTTTGGTTATAAAAACTTTCTCGCAGGTCTTCAATATACCTATTTATCTGAACAGTTCTCAGACGCTACGAATGCTCCTCAGGATGTAGATGATAGGATCAATGGAATTCGAGGTTCCATTCCATCTTATGGAATTATGGATGTATCTGCTAGCTATACCCTTGGCAAATTTAAGCTGGAAGCAGGGATCAATAATCTGTTGGATAATAGTTACTTTACACGTAGGGCCACAGGATATCCCGGGCCTGGGATCATTCCCGCACAGCCGCTTACCTGGTATTCAAGTCTGCAGATAAAATTATAG
- the guaB gene encoding IMP dehydrogenase gives MIAHDSKILGDGLTYDDVLLVPAYSEVLPREVSIQSKFTRNIPINVPIVSAAMDTVTESRMAIAMAREGGIGVLHKNMTIEQQALKVRKVKRAESGMIIDPVTLPITAKVGDAKDSMKEHSIGGIPIVDDAGKLIGIVTNRDLRFEKNTGRPIQEVMTSENLVTVSEGTSLEDAEVILQENKIEKLPVVNAEDKLVGLITFRDITKLTQKPMANKDTYGRLRVAAAVGVTGDAVDRAEALVNAGVDAIIIDTAHGHTKGVVQVLKEVKKKFPDLDVVVGNIATGEAAKYLVDAGADAVKVGIGPGSICTTRVVAGVGFPQFSAVLEVAAAIKGSGVPVIADGGIRYTGDIPKAIAAGADCVMLGSLLAGTKESPGETIIYEGRKFKSYRGMGSVEAMEKGSKDRYFQDVEDDIKKLVPEGIVGRVPYKGDLEESIHQFIGGLKAGMGYCGAGDVETLKETGKFVRITAAGVHESHPHDVTITKESPNYSR, from the coding sequence ATGATCGCACACGATTCCAAAATTCTAGGTGACGGACTCACTTATGACGATGTACTTTTAGTACCGGCATACTCTGAAGTTCTCCCAAGAGAAGTAAGCATTCAGTCAAAATTTACACGCAATATTCCAATTAACGTTCCTATCGTTTCCGCAGCGATGGATACCGTGACCGAATCCAGAATGGCAATTGCCATGGCTAGAGAAGGAGGGATTGGCGTACTTCACAAGAACATGACGATCGAGCAGCAGGCTTTGAAAGTTAGAAAGGTAAAGCGTGCAGAAAGCGGGATGATCATTGATCCGGTTACCTTGCCAATTACAGCCAAGGTTGGAGATGCTAAAGATTCCATGAAAGAACATAGCATTGGAGGAATTCCAATTGTAGATGATGCCGGGAAACTTATTGGAATTGTAACCAATCGTGACCTAAGATTCGAAAAGAATACAGGAAGACCTATACAAGAGGTAATGACCTCAGAAAACCTGGTAACCGTTTCTGAAGGAACTTCATTGGAGGATGCAGAAGTTATTCTACAGGAAAACAAGATTGAAAAACTTCCAGTTGTAAACGCTGAGGATAAACTGGTTGGTTTGATCACTTTTCGTGATATCACTAAACTTACCCAAAAGCCCATGGCTAATAAGGATACCTACGGAAGACTTCGCGTAGCCGCAGCAGTGGGTGTCACCGGAGATGCAGTGGACCGCGCTGAAGCTTTAGTAAATGCAGGTGTGGACGCAATCATTATTGATACCGCCCATGGTCACACTAAAGGTGTGGTGCAGGTGCTTAAAGAAGTAAAGAAGAAATTCCCAGATCTTGACGTAGTTGTTGGAAATATCGCTACCGGAGAAGCTGCTAAATACCTGGTTGATGCAGGTGCAGATGCTGTTAAAGTAGGGATTGGACCAGGTTCTATTTGTACAACGCGAGTTGTGGCTGGAGTCGGTTTTCCACAATTTTCAGCAGTGCTTGAGGTTGCAGCAGCAATTAAAGGTTCTGGCGTGCCGGTAATCGCCGATGGAGGAATTCGTTATACCGGAGATATTCCGAAAGCGATAGCAGCAGGTGCAGATTGTGTGATGCTTGGTTCGCTGCTGGCAGGAACTAAGGAATCACCGGGTGAAACGATCATATATGAAGGTCGTAAATTCAAGTCTTACCGTGGAATGGGATCTGTTGAAGCTATGGAAAAAGGTTCGAAAGATCGATACTTCCAGGATGTAGAAGATGATATTAAGAAACTTGTTCCAGAAGGAATTGTAGGAAGAGTTCCTTACAAAGGAGACCTGGAAGAAAGTATTCACCAGTTCATTGGTGGGCTCAAAGCCGGAATGGGTTATTGCGGTGCAGGTGATGTAGAAACCTTGAAGGAAACTGGGAAGTTTGTTAGAATTACAGCTGCTGGAGTCCACGAAAGTCATCCCCATGATGTGACGATCACAAAAGAATCTCCTAATTACAGTAGATAA
- a CDS encoding OmpH family outer membrane protein gives MKRLSIAILMLFVVISANAQSKIGTIDAEYILAQMPENAEVNKSLEVYNEELQGDLKNTIGKYETAVKEYQETNVGLTDDVKKEKENEIIGMENEIKGFRQKASVMLQMKRSELTGPLYAKIDTAMKEVIQEEGYTQIFHSGSGGLAFSREQDDITLKVMEKMGIEVKPKTTQQAAGSTTTEN, from the coding sequence ATGAAACGATTAAGTATTGCCATTTTAATGCTATTTGTAGTAATTTCTGCAAACGCACAATCAAAAATTGGAACTATTGATGCAGAATATATTCTGGCTCAAATGCCAGAAAATGCTGAAGTAAATAAATCTCTGGAAGTTTACAACGAAGAGCTTCAGGGCGACCTTAAGAACACTATTGGAAAATACGAAACAGCGGTAAAGGAATACCAGGAAACCAATGTAGGTCTTACCGATGATGTTAAAAAAGAAAAGGAAAACGAGATCATTGGAATGGAGAATGAGATCAAAGGCTTCAGACAGAAAGCATCTGTAATGCTTCAAATGAAAAGAAGTGAACTAACCGGCCCGCTTTATGCAAAGATCGATACAGCAATGAAAGAAGTGATCCAGGAAGAAGGTTACACTCAGATTTTTCATTCTGGTTCTGGCGGACTTGCATTCTCAAGAGAACAGGATGATATCACGCTTAAAGTGATGGAAAAAATGGGTATAGAAGTAAAACCTAAAACTACTCAACAGGCTGCTGGATCTACTACCACAGAAAACTAG
- a CDS encoding SRPBCC family protein, producing the protein MKYEQKIVINKPLNEVIEKFSDPESLKHWQEGFIFMKPINGVLGEKGSQNLLKFKMNGREIEMTETILANELPLKYEATYIAKGVFNQQANYFEEIEPGKTLWRAHNEFRFSGFMKAIGMLMPGAFKKQSKQFMTDFKAFAEEGKSVLDK; encoded by the coding sequence ATGAAATACGAACAGAAAATTGTGATAAACAAACCTCTTAATGAGGTCATAGAAAAATTTTCAGATCCGGAAAGTCTTAAACACTGGCAGGAAGGTTTTATTTTCATGAAACCCATAAACGGAGTACTTGGAGAAAAAGGCTCTCAAAATCTTCTGAAGTTCAAGATGAATGGTCGTGAGATCGAAATGACCGAGACCATACTTGCCAACGAACTTCCTCTAAAATATGAAGCTACTTATATTGCTAAAGGAGTATTTAACCAACAGGCTAATTATTTCGAGGAGATCGAACCTGGGAAAACGCTGTGGCGTGCGCATAATGAGTTCAGATTCTCAGGGTTTATGAAAGCTATTGGAATGTTGATGCCCGGAGCGTTCAAGAAACAATCAAAACAATTCATGACAGATTTCAAAGCTTTTGCTGAAGAAGGTAAAAGTGTGCTCGATAAATAA
- a CDS encoding peptidyl-prolyl cis-trans isomerase, with amino-acid sequence MNRRFYWFYLGLCSLLFGSCEYFQQTDNRVQVVRVNDSYLYEEDIQSLIDEDTSPEDSAIIVGNYVTRWATQQLLIDRAKLNLPGEQQAEFNALVENYKNELYTNAYTDAIVTRDLDTSLNKNEIEAYYEKNGENFILNEDLVKLRYINLPKNTNNLDEIRTKFRRFDAEDQEALSNMAIQFKNYSMNDSVWVKTKSVYDKIGPLSVEDRSKLLRKSNFLELKDSLNVYLVYVNDVLARNEQAPLDYASATIREILLNKRKQSLIKELEKDITKDAIKNNEFEIYN; translated from the coding sequence TTGAATAGACGTTTTTATTGGTTTTACCTTGGATTGTGCTCCTTGCTTTTTGGCAGTTGTGAGTATTTTCAGCAAACCGATAACAGGGTACAGGTAGTAAGAGTCAATGATTCTTATTTGTACGAGGAGGATATACAGTCTCTTATTGATGAAGATACCTCTCCAGAAGACAGTGCGATTATTGTTGGTAATTATGTGACTCGTTGGGCTACTCAGCAATTATTGATCGACCGGGCTAAGCTTAATTTACCCGGAGAACAACAGGCAGAATTCAATGCCCTGGTGGAGAACTATAAGAATGAGTTGTATACCAATGCTTATACAGATGCCATTGTCACCCGGGATCTTGATACCTCCCTCAACAAGAACGAGATCGAGGCTTATTATGAGAAGAATGGGGAAAATTTTATTCTGAATGAGGACCTTGTAAAGCTCAGGTATATTAATCTTCCGAAGAATACGAACAACCTTGATGAAATAAGAACTAAATTTCGCCGCTTTGATGCTGAAGATCAGGAAGCATTAAGCAATATGGCGATTCAGTTTAAAAATTATAGCATGAACGATTCTGTTTGGGTTAAAACAAAATCTGTTTATGATAAAATTGGTCCGCTTTCTGTTGAGGATCGGTCCAAGCTATTGCGAAAATCAAATTTCCTGGAGTTAAAGGATTCATTAAATGTGTACCTTGTATATGTGAATGATGTACTGGCAAGAAATGAACAGGCTCCTTTAGATTATGCTTCAGCAACCATTCGCGAGATTTTGCTGAATAAGAGAAAGCAATCGCTTATTAAAGAATTAGAAAAGGATATTACTAAAGATGCAATTAAAAATAATGAATTTGAAATCTACAATTAA